A genomic window from Candidatus Acididesulfobacter guangdongensis includes:
- a CDS encoding tetratricopeptide repeat protein, with the protein MNRKSVFILIIFIVFIVFLYMLTFTSVHQAFSANSGSIASNSSIHVAAAFQNKAAVLYRKADNYYKSKQYGKSCRLLKFILDNYSLNKLNDAKVYFLLGKIYFLNNDFLVAKPYFQHIIFKEPNYSKIYSVVYFMAKCDFNLKNKRRSVRDFKFLVKKTEEKIKAGKRLNYMKRLHLKSLIYLGASYEESVDIKNAVKILNNKKLRYILSKNAFLLTRGNNFNKIYLNYLINTKSDFKKALLVLNIKHLFKPYRKDLCYKSYFEGLIFLKRKQYVFASKDFRISLKYCGKNYYYNISMLKYGESLIGENKTNTIRNGLKLVDFESENIDYPSIQLSALKYLFKYYSMLNNYNKSFNCISRILFNFQNSLKNKKKYQKIASKLLYKAMKNNFLKHRYNKSLKMYKRKSFLIGKHNLNSDIYYMLSEIYLKKGNVKQAIYYANKYYNRNKNINSLYYLAHIYYMAKNYKHSLKLADNIKLPLIKNEILFEKVLNLKIHDNKRLGLKKNMLKLLNENLNRLKGKEYVKTLYRLAMSDYNSGLTDKSLRYFNLLLNNNLAKKEPAIINSGYYHSGIIYYKLKQFNNALRYFTKAYKMQPAGKHFQYELSQIGYIYLKNKNYKKAIKYYEILKKNGSSSFYKNLAKSMIQAIKLKN; encoded by the coding sequence ATGAACAGAAAATCGGTTTTTATTTTAATAATCTTCATTGTATTCATTGTATTTTTATATATGCTGACTTTTACGTCAGTGCATCAGGCATTCAGCGCAAACAGCGGCAGCATTGCGTCAAACAGCAGCATCCACGTTGCCGCCGCTTTCCAGAATAAGGCTGCCGTTCTTTATAGAAAAGCCGATAATTATTACAAATCTAAACAATACGGTAAATCATGCCGTTTATTGAAATTTATTCTGGATAATTATTCGTTAAACAAATTAAATGACGCAAAAGTATATTTTCTGTTGGGGAAAATTTACTTCCTTAATAACGATTTTTTAGTAGCTAAGCCGTATTTTCAGCATATTATTTTTAAAGAACCTAACTATTCAAAGATATATTCTGTGGTTTATTTTATGGCAAAATGCGACTTTAATCTTAAAAATAAAAGACGTTCGGTGAGAGATTTTAAATTTCTGGTAAAAAAGACCGAAGAAAAAATCAAAGCGGGTAAAAGATTAAACTATATGAAAAGGCTGCACCTAAAATCTTTGATTTACCTTGGAGCATCATATGAAGAATCCGTCGATATTAAAAATGCCGTTAAAATATTAAACAATAAGAAATTGCGCTACATTTTAAGTAAAAACGCTTTTTTATTAACAAGAGGCAATAATTTTAATAAAATATATCTGAACTACCTTATTAATACTAAATCTGATTTTAAGAAGGCTCTTTTGGTTTTAAATATTAAACATCTTTTTAAACCGTATAGAAAAGACCTGTGCTATAAAAGTTATTTTGAAGGATTGATATTTTTAAAACGTAAACAATATGTGTTTGCATCTAAAGATTTTAGAATTAGTTTAAAATATTGCGGCAAAAATTATTATTATAATATATCAATGTTGAAATACGGGGAATCTTTAATTGGAGAAAATAAAACAAATACTATACGGAACGGTTTGAAATTAGTTGATTTTGAAAGCGAAAATATAGACTACCCTTCTATTCAACTGTCAGCTCTCAAATATTTATTTAAATATTATTCGATGCTAAATAATTATAATAAAAGTTTTAATTGTATAAGCAGAATATTATTTAATTTTCAGAACAGTCTGAAAAACAAAAAAAAATATCAGAAAATAGCTTCAAAACTATTATATAAGGCAATGAAAAATAATTTCTTAAAGCACCGTTATAACAAATCATTAAAAATGTATAAACGCAAATCTTTTCTGATAGGAAAACATAATTTAAATTCAGATATATATTATATGCTTTCTGAAATATACCTTAAAAAAGGCAATGTAAAACAGGCGATATATTATGCAAATAAATATTACAATAGAAACAAGAATATTAATTCGTTGTATTATTTAGCCCATATTTATTATATGGCAAAAAATTATAAACATTCATTAAAATTAGCAGATAACATTAAATTGCCTCTAATTAAAAATGAAATCCTGTTTGAGAAGGTATTAAATCTTAAAATTCATGATAATAAAAGATTGGGTCTTAAAAAAAACATGCTGAAACTTCTTAATGAAAATTTAAACAGACTCAAAGGAAAAGAATACGTTAAAACATTATACCGGTTAGCTATGAGCGATTATAACAGCGGTTTGACAGATAAATCGCTGCGTTATTTCAATCTTTTGCTCAATAACAATCTTGCAAAAAAAGAGCCTGCTATAATAAACTCAGGCTATTACCATTCAGGAATAATATACTATAAACTGAAACAATTTAATAATGCCCTGCGCTATTTTACAAAAGCCTATAAAATGCAGCCTGCGGGGAAACATTTTCAATACGAACTATCCCAGATAGGCTATATTTATTTGAAAAACAAAAATTATAAAAAAGCTATTAAATACTACGAAATATTGAAAAAAAACGGC